TCTTTGCCCCATCAAACTGCTTGTTTCCCTCGAAATAAATTCGGGTAGCATATTTTAATACTCGTTCAAGCGACTTTATCGATGATATATAAAAGGAGAGTTCACATTTACGAGGATGTCTTTTGATTTTCCCTATTTGTAATTTGACTTTATTTATCTTTGGCTCGATGGGTTCGAATTCGAGTTCACCAATGATCTTACTAATATTATCAAAAGTCCTATCCTTTGTCTTATAAGCAAAATAGCGACCGTCTGGAACGTTCAAAGGAAGAGAAAGAACAGTCTTGCCACCTTGATATCTTATGTTCTTAACCTCAAACCCACCAATCTTCTCGTGATTCTTATAAAGCGTAATTCCGTCACGCTCCCTTATTGTGGCTGTATGCAAGGAGAGCAATCCTCGTTTAACAATTGCAATACCTAAAGGCAATCCCCTCGAATTGGCATATTCCGTTTGCATTACAGATTCAGAAACTAAATAGCCATTTGTGAATCCCCTGCTAAAGACTGTCTGAAGCAGTTCCTTTTCTCGTTCTGTGATGGGGTCCGTCTCACCGCGTTCAATTCTTCCAATGGCATTTGAATATATCCTAGAGGTAAGGTAAGCATATAGGGGACTTCTCATACGGCCTTCGATCTTAAACGCATTGATACCCATATTCACAAGAACCGTAAGTGTTCTTGTCGACCAGAGATCAGCAGTGCTGAGGAGGTACCCTTCTTTATTTCCAAGTTTGTATTTTTTTCTACAAGGTTGTGCGCACATTCCTCTGTTACCACTACGACCTCCGAGAATGCTTGAGAAGAGGCACTGTCCTGAGTAAGAATAGCAGAGTGCTCCGTGGACGAAGACTTCCAATTCAAGCGACGTTTTATTCCGGATCTCCAATAGCTCTTGAAGAGACAACTCTCGTGCCAAGATCACCCTCTTGATACCATTTGATTTTGCCCACTCAAGACACTCAGGTGAATGGAGATTCATCTGGGTAGATGCGTGAATAGGAATCGAAAAATGATCTTTAATCAATTTAAGCAACCCTCGATCCTGAATGATTAAAGCATCCACATCAGCAGCAACAAGGAAATCAATGTATGATAGGACAGAGGCAAGTTCCTTTTCTTTGATAAGGACGTTGACTGTCGCGTAAACCTTCACATTGTTCTCATGAGCTATCTTGATAGCACCTTTCAATTCGCTTGGTGAAAAATTTTCGGCGAATCTCCTCGCGCCGAACTGCCTCCCTCCCAAATAAACGCTGTTCGCACCTCCGAGAATGGCGGCTTTCAATGATTCTTTTGAACCAGCTGGTGCAACAAGTTCAACCACACTTCCCAATAAGCTCTTTGATTATAATTTTATTTTCATGGAGATTTGGATACTAATTTCTTATTTGAGAATTTTCGATCAAGAATGCATCTCCGGAATTTCGACCTAGAGTTCGAACTTTTAGCTTAATTGTAACAAGTACCCGAATGAACATGTCACTTAATTTACTCATTTGAGGAGAATGAGGCAGAGCGCTTGGAAAACGATTTTGAGAACCAGTAAAGATAAGGGGTTTGACGAAATTTCCAGATGCAAATATCAAAAGCATGGTAACACGATTGAAATTGATTGCCTCGACTGCACTGGCAATAAGAGTCTCTCGGATCGAAAGTGCTTGAATTCGCTATGCTCAATTCTTCAGACTGAAGAGTGCGTTGAAAGGCTTGTGATGATCGGTGATTACGATATAATGTTTGAACCTACTATTGTAAATCTACTGAAAAGGCTATCGCGAATCCATCGGCTCTTTTTGGAACTTAAAGATTCTTCAGAATTCACAAAAAGATGCAAAATTTGTGATTTTCATCCTCTTCGTATCCTCGATCTTATCTTCGCTGATTTGTCATTTGTAAAAACAAATCTGAATGATGTGCCTTCTTCAATGTATCGCTCGCAGGCATGCCGTGAATGTTTGGATAAACTTAGGATTGTAATCTCTCGTGTGGAAACGGAGATAGATACGATTCAGAGAATCATGATTAAAGAACTTTACAGGGTGGTGGCTACTGATGAAGAAGATTTCAATTAAAGCGGTTCGACCTTTGAAAAGAGGGTCGTTGATCAATACAAATCACTTAAAAAAATCATTCCTCCAGCTTGTCCAAGAAAGGAGCATTTCTAAGCCACATTTTTCTGGCTACTGGCTAAATAATCGAGTTCCAAAGAATGCCAAAAAAATTGAAGAATACGATATTTCAGATGCAAAAGTTGAGATCTTTTTATTACATGGCGGTATTGAGTACTTTTATTATATTGACCCCCTGGAATATAAACTCTCTCCTCCGCTTGTGCGGATTGTTAGAGAATTGATAGAGAAAATAGCCACCAGCAATCCTCGGCTTAGTTGGTCTTCTTATGAAGAATTACGACAGTACGTTACGACTTTATCCAAAGCATTGATTCCTGAATTGGTTCAGAAATACAATTGCTCAAATTATTGCCCTATCGAGAACAATTCTAACTCAATCGAAGAGGCTCTTTCAAGAATCGTCACAAAGTATACTGTTGGATTAGGTCTCATTGAGAGCCTGCTTACTGATCCCCGTATCGAAGACATTTTTGTCGATGCTCCAGTTGCTTCCAATTGTATTTACATAACACTAAAGGGCTGCAAAGGGTCAAGCAGCATTTTTCGATGTGCAACAAACATCAATGTGACAGAAGCCGAAGTCGATGCACTTGTCTCGCGATTTAGACATTGCAGTGCACAACCATTTTCTGAAGCTTTTCCCGTTATGGAAATCGATGTGACAGGTTTCGATTCACGCGCAACTGTAATCGGTCCCCCACTTAGTCCTAATGGCACAGCAATTGCACTTCGTAAACATTCTGTATCGCCGTGGACGCTTCTGAAGTTTGCCTATAACGAAACGATCGACTGCTTCATGGCTGGATTAATTTCATTTCTTATCGATGGCAGGAGTACGGTACTAATATGCGGTCCAAGAGGTTCCGGAAAAACAGCATTCTTGGGAGCATCGTTGTTCGAATTTCCGAAGAGCCAGCGAATACTTACAATCGAGGACACTCCTGAGTTACCTGTGAGGAAGTTGCAGCAACTTGGTCATAAAGTACAATCAATGGTCGTTGAATCTGAAATAGGAGTTAATCGAGAAGAAAGGATGAATGAGGCGTTGAGAGTAAGTCTCAGACTTGGCGAGTCGGCAATAGTTCTTGGAGAGGTGCGGGGCAAAGAGGCGATCACTCTTTATGAGAGCATGCGTACAGGAAAAGCTGGATCATCAGTCCTCGGAACCATTCATGGGGAATCTGCCAAATCAGTATATGAGCGGGTAGTTCACGATTTTAGAATTTCAAAGGAAGTATTCGGAGTAACCGACGTTGTTATCACTCTTGGATTGTGCAGACCTCGAGGCTCTCAAGCCCAGACAAGGAAAGTAGTAGAGATCGCTGAGTTGAAAAAAGGAGATAATTCGGGAGAGTTTCAAACGCTGGCAAAATTTGAATACGGATCGTGCTCGTTCTGCCATATTCTCCATGAGAAATCAGAGGTTATCGACAAGATAGCGCGGTCTTGGAACATCAGCTATGATGAAACTTGGAACAATATACAAGCGAGAGCCAAAATTCGCGAAGTACTCATCTCTCTCGCTTACAAAGGATACACTGAGTGTCTTGAGCCAGAATGGATATCAAGGGCAAACGAGTTTTTGTGGCAGAGAATGACTTACGAAGAGATTCATTATGAAACGGTAGCCGAAGAATTCCGAATCTGGGCATGCGGGAGGCTTGGCATAAGTGGCGATGCTTGAAAAGGATTTTGTTCGATTACTTGAAATCCTAGCTAGGATAAACCCGCCTAAATGGTTTGACTTGAGACTTAAGTCTTTGATTTCCACCCAGGCCAAAAGATGGCTAAAATCTAGAGGAATAAAAGAAGAATTAATAGTTTCTGCAGCATGGACATTGTATTTAATTGCAATGGTATCGCTGTTCTGGTTTTCATTTTTATTTATCTTTTTTGTTGATGGAATTACAATCATTTTCATAATACTAGCTGGGTTGATTTTTGGATTTATATTAACCATTTATCCAGTACAGATAGTGAATAACTTCGTAATGAGAGAAGAGAAATCGATATTTCGCGATGCTCCTTCCGTGGTAGCATGCATTTCAATGAGTATGCGGTTCCGTCCTTCGATTGAACAAGCCGTGCAGTACACGGCAACTCAAATCCATTCTCCCTTATCTGAAAAATTGTCACAGTCCATATGGAGCGTTTTTACCAGGAAGAAAAGAAATATTATACTATGCTTAGAAGACATTGCATCGTCATTTTCGGATCTGAACAATGGAATTCAACATGCGTTCCATCTCATCGTCGCTTCATCGTACGAGAGTACTAGAGAGGGTCTAAATCGTTTGTTAGATAAGGCAAATTCTCTGGTTATAAATAATGTCCGTGATCGTGTTGAAAACTTTGTCGCAACTCTTGCAATGCCCACAATGGTACTCTTTGCGCTTGGTATAATCTTGCCAATTATGATACTTTCGTTCTTTCCATTGACACTGCTCCAGATGGACTCATTAGTCGCCTCGGCAAATAACGTTGAAAATATTCCTATGCAACCCCCATGGGAAGCATATTTTCTAATACTAGTTATCATACCAACGGCAACTTTTCTCTACGCCCGATCTATTCTTTTGCGGAACCCGATAAGCACTGTGCACCATTCAGATGAGACATTGAAGAAAATTGATCACGCTATTTTTGTCGTCCCCTCTGTTATCATATTACTAATACTGGGCTGTATTCTATACAGAGAACCCTATCTTTTCCTGATTATTTTCTCGATACCTGTGCCGCTATTGTTAGCTTTCGGGTTGCGTCGCAATCAGATTCAGAGTAGAAAGAGCAGCGATGCTGAAAGAGATTTCATTACTGCGCTTTATGAAATAGGCAATCATATGATCGCCGGGGAGAGTTTTGAAACATCACTGAAGAGATCTTATGAAACAAGGCATGCGACTTTCTATGGTGATTTTGCCAAAAGGGTACTCAGGCGGTCGCAGATTTTAAAAACAAAGATCGAAACAATAATTTCTGAAGAAATGGACAAATCATCACTTTCTGCCATTGTGAAGAGCGCCTATTACCTTGTAGCTAAATGTGCACTAAGAGATACAACAGGAGCCGGCCTTGTGGCACTCAATCTCGCTCAGAATCTTAGTGATATTCGATCGCTGGAGATGAGAATTATAGAACGGCTTGGAAGCATCATTGATATGATGAAGTATACCTGCATCCTCTTCGCTCCCCTAGTTCTTGGCATTACAAGTAGTATCTTCGTCATACCAGATTGCCTTGAACCTAGTTCAAATTATCTGTTTGGGAGTAATACCCTTGTTGTTGGGCTATATCTGTTGGAACTCACATTTATTATAACATACTTTTCCGATTTTCTTCTTCCCGAAAGGAAATGTAGTGATGTCATATACCATTTTGGGACTAGGATGCCCTTTTCAATGATCGTATTCATCTTTTCATCAATCATAAGCAAGACCTGGATTGTTCACTTCTTTTAGTAGAAATCTTAACGTTAAATAATTCATCTTCATTTAAATTAAAAATTTCAATCGCAATGGCCTCTTCCGTCTCTCGTGTCATTCTCCTTTCAATTTCCTTCCGCACTTTTTCGTTCAATTCGATAGTCAAGTTTATCTCATCGCTGACAAAGTCTGCAACAGGCTTCCCTTCATTCACGATAAAGATATTACCTTTTCCAAGGGTGCAGGACGATGAGAATTGCACACCGTCGACTAGGCATGAAAGAGGCCTTTGATTTCCCGTATGAACGATAGCATGCAATTTCCCAGATATGTATCTTCTGGCAAGCGCTCCCATCCTGTACCCTACCACAACGTACGGTCCGAGATGTCCGTGAAACCGTTTCAGGATTTCCATTTCTTCTGGAAGACTGGTCATCGCATCATAGAAACGCAAATCCGATATCAATCTTTTCTTAGAGTCTTAGATCCGCTTGCAATCATGAAATGTCAAAATCGCGTCGATACCTTCAGAAATCGAATTCATTTGCAAAAAGATTACTCGTAATCACGCACAAATTTAAATGCATTGGTCATTAAATAAAAATATCCGAAAGACGATAGCAAAAATTAGCCGAAAGTGTGCAAAGGTTATCATATTTCCTGTTGATAATTGCTTTTTTAGCATGCAATTGATAAAATCTAGATCGGTGAGACTCAAAATTCTAAGTGCCAATCTTTTTGCAGTTTGGCTAATTCTGGTATTCATTTCGCCACTACTCGTAGCTTCCTCTGCGGTTAACGATCTTAACGGAAAAGTTGGTGAACTGGACAATCAAAATGTAATAGAAGAGATGAATCTGGTTCCAAGAACAATTTATACTATGGGTGACATATACTGTCATCAGAAGTCTGAAAGGTCTTATTTTGTAAATGGCAACCAAATGCCTTTTTGTTCCCGGGACGTCGGGATATTTATTGGCCTTTTTTTGGGAATGATTGCTTCATTGCTAATGCCAGGATTTAAGATAACG
This region of Methanomassiliicoccales archaeon genomic DNA includes:
- a CDS encoding peptidase U32 family protein, translating into MVELVAPAGSKESLKAAILGGANSVYLGGRQFGARRFAENFSPSELKGAIKIAHENNVKVYATVNVLIKEKELASVLSYIDFLVAADVDALIIQDRGLLKLIKDHFSIPIHASTQMNLHSPECLEWAKSNGIKRVILARELSLQELLEIRNKTSLELEVFVHGALCYSYSGQCLFSSILGGRSGNRGMCAQPCRKKYKLGNKEGYLLSTADLWSTRTLTVLVNMGINAFKIEGRMRSPLYAYLTSRIYSNAIGRIERGETDPITEREKELLQTVFSRGFTNGYLVSESVMQTEYANSRGLPLGIAIVKRGLLSLHTATIRERDGITLYKNHEKIGGFEVKNIRYQGGKTVLSLPLNVPDGRYFAYKTKDRTFDNISKIIGELEFEPIEPKINKVKLQIGKIKRHPRKCELSFYISSIKSLERVLKYATRIYFEGNKQFDGAKKLCEKSGVELVFILPRISSQVPDVEHESIMACTIGQLHKYKDRKLYGHYSLNFFNSLTLPKIYQYTISVELNKKEIQDVLRHYDQRVEILAFGKIELMVSKDPSLPEGLLIDERDKKFEVFRDSEGLVHILNSSDLLLLDYVDEIEEMGIDSIGIDLRRRDAELCELVARAFYHRDLSLKRDIKKMCKSLTSGHYLRGVK
- a CDS encoding type II/IV secretion system ATPase subunit, with translation MKKISIKAVRPLKRGSLINTNHLKKSFLQLVQERSISKPHFSGYWLNNRVPKNAKKIEEYDISDAKVEIFLLHGGIEYFYYIDPLEYKLSPPLVRIVRELIEKIATSNPRLSWSSYEELRQYVTTLSKALIPELVQKYNCSNYCPIENNSNSIEEALSRIVTKYTVGLGLIESLLTDPRIEDIFVDAPVASNCIYITLKGCKGSSSIFRCATNINVTEAEVDALVSRFRHCSAQPFSEAFPVMEIDVTGFDSRATVIGPPLSPNGTAIALRKHSVSPWTLLKFAYNETIDCFMAGLISFLIDGRSTVLICGPRGSGKTAFLGASLFEFPKSQRILTIEDTPELPVRKLQQLGHKVQSMVVESEIGVNREERMNEALRVSLRLGESAIVLGEVRGKEAITLYESMRTGKAGSSVLGTIHGESAKSVYERVVHDFRISKEVFGVTDVVITLGLCRPRGSQAQTRKVVEIAELKKGDNSGEFQTLAKFEYGSCSFCHILHEKSEVIDKIARSWNISYDETWNNIQARAKIREVLISLAYKGYTECLEPEWISRANEFLWQRMTYEEIHYETVAEEFRIWACGRLGISGDA
- a CDS encoding formylmethanofuran dehydrogenase subunit E family protein, with protein sequence MTSLPEEMEILKRFHGHLGPYVVVGYRMGALARRYISGKLHAIVHTGNQRPLSCLVDGVQFSSSCTLGKGNIFIVNEGKPVADFVSDEINLTIELNEKVRKEIERRMTRETEEAIAIEIFNLNEDELFNVKISTKRSEQSRSCL
- a CDS encoding DUF2085 domain-containing protein, with the translated sequence MRLKILSANLFAVWLILVFISPLLVASSAVNDLNGKVGELDNQNVIEEMNLVPRTIYTMGDIYCHQKSERSYFVNGNQMPFCSRDVGIFIGLFLGMIASLLMPGFKITLPLFLLLFLPLAIDGSLQLLTNYESINILRVVTGIFAGTAVSFLISMLLDELLEKQRKRE